From Cryptococcus neoformans var. neoformans B-3501A chromosome 6, whole genome shotgun sequence, the proteins below share one genomic window:
- a CDS encoding hypothetical protein (HMMPfam hit to MAT1, CDK-activating kinase assembly factor MAT1, score: 97.6, E(): 3e-26), giving the protein MSRIPPKKLAPSSSTIRRPAQPTHRAAQLKQTAPRGKGHEEGYLYVAGVKDPSKRVTEYRTEQDVCPICHTDRQFNKNLRLLVSPCYHKMCESCIDRLFTLGPEPCPQCGRILRKVNFAHQTFEDLKVEKEVSVRRRMADIFNKRRDDFESDRQYDDYLELVEDLTFNLLNEISIPETEARIAEWQRQNESIIQANKHKTEEESMSQSKREEIERRAREERMRMIEEAERVERMEDERIKTEVTQALAKGETKRAREIEIEAREAKRLRAEALFKFVPPSLLSAQPQGDVSHSPLSPSYNGPFIPIPYSNPDTASWAGWYEAKGEYVDRRSGVMFVREDREGKVRGGGYDLQLFWEMEVRSAVEALGVEPLV; this is encoded by the exons ATGTCCCGAATACCTCCAAAGAAGCTCGCTCCATCGTCCTCTACCATTCGTAGGCCAGCCCAACCCACTCATAGAGCGGCCCAACTCAAACAGACCGCTCCTCGGGGGAAAGGTCATGAAGAGGGATATCTCTACGTTGCTGGAGTCAAGGATCCTAGCAAGCGCGTTACAGAGTATCGC ACGGAACAAGATGTATGCCCTATCTGTCATACTGATCGACAATTCAACAAGAATCTGCGGTTACTCGTTTCTCCCTGTTATCATAAGAT GTGCGAATCGTGTATCGATCGTCTTTTCACTCTTGGCCCTGAACCGTGTCCTCAATGCGGCCGTATCCTTCGTAAAGTAAACTTTGCGCATCAGACGTTTGAAGATCTCAAagtggaaaaggaagtaTCAGTTCGACGACGAATGGCTGATAT ATTCAACAAGCGGAGAGATGATTTCGAAAGTGATCGACAGTATGACGATTACCTCGAACTAGTCGAAGACCTCA CATTTAATCTTCTCAACGAAATTTCCATTCCTGAAACTGAAGCTCGTATCGCTGAATGGCAACGCCAAAACGAATCCATCATCCAAGCCAACAAACACAAGACCGAGGAGGAATCCATGTCTCAATCCAAGcgggaagagattgagcGTCGggcaagagaagagaggatgaggatgattgAAGAGGCCGAGCGGGTTGAGagaatggaggatgagaggaTAAAGACCGAGGTGACGCAGGCATTGGCAAAGGGAGAAACGAAACGGGCGAGGGAAATAGAAATTGAAGCTAGAGAGGCAAAACGATTACGCGCCGAAGCGCTCTTCAAATTCGTACCCCCGTCACTCTTGTCAGCCCAACCTCAAGGAGACGtttctcattctccattATCACCGTCATACAATGGCCCGTTCATCCCTATACCGTATTCGAACCCTGATACCGCCTCTTGGGCCGGATGGTATGAGGCCAAGGGAGAGTATGTGGATAGACGGTCGGGTGTGATGTTCGTCAGGGAAGATAGGGAGGGGAAAGTtagaggaggagggtatGACCTGCAGTTGTTCTGGGAAATGGAAGTAAGAAGCGCAGTCGAAGCACTGGGCGTTGAGCCGTTGGTGTAA
- a CDS encoding hypothetical protein (HMMPfam hit to Cyto_heme_lyase, Cytochrome c/c1 heme lyase, score: 310.2, E(): 3.1e-90) codes for MKWNIGSSSASLQVPVDHTSATSIPSDHPPIPSSSSSRPPAQCPMHQADVSPPPAAANAPAKCPIQHDALDPTTHMPVNLSLSRQPDQKLDLPTERTASTIPRPSSAPGGEAYGTGNTWDYPSPQQFYNALVRKGWETPEDSVEVMVAIHNFLNERAWDEVMKWEKRLPGGDQSQLSRFQGRPGELSPKARFHLWAGKLFPSKFNTEPPFDRHDWVVTRRSPSSPQETVTARYVIDYYSAPPDEDGNPVFSLDVRPALDSLEAIKQRISVGVEEWLRGDVD; via the exons ATGAAGTGGAACATCggttcttcctctgcttctctGCAGGTCCCTGTGGACCACACCTCAGCCACATCTATCCCATCAGACCAccctcccatcccctcttcctcgtcttcccgCCCCCCCGCTCAGTGCCCTATGCACCAAGCCGACGTCTCCCCCCCTCCAGCCGCCGCAAACGCCCCTGCAAAGTGCCCTATCCAACACGATGCTCTCGATCCCACGACTCACATGCCCGTGAACCTCTCACTCTCCCGCCAACCTGACCAAAAACTCGACCTCCCTACGGAACGTactgcctccaccatcccccgtccttcctctgccCCTGGCGGTGAAGCTTATGGGACAGGCAACACATGGGACTACCCATCCCCCCAGCAGTTCTACAATGCCCTCGTAaggaaaggatgggaaaCTCCTGAGGATAGTGTAGAAGTCATGGTGGCAATTCACAACTTCTTGAATGAGAGGGCTTGGGATGAGGTTATGAAGTGGGAAAAGAGGTTGCCTGGCGGAGATCAGTCGCAGCTGTCGAGGTTCCAAGGTAGACCGGGAGAGTTGAGCCCCAAGGCGAGGTTCCACCTTTGGGCGGGCAAGTTGTTCCCTTCTAAATTCAA CACCGAACCTCCTTTCGATAGACACGATTGGGTGGTTACCCGCCGctcgccttcttcacctcaGGAAACCGTAACCGCCCGATACGTTATCGATTACTACTCTGCACCCCCAGACGAAGACGGAAACCCCGTCTTTTCCTTAGATGTGCGCCCAGCGCTGGATAGTTTGGAGGCTATCAAGCAGAGGATCAGTGTAGGTGTTGAGGAGTGGTTGAGAGGCGATGTGGATTAG
- a CDS encoding hypothetical protein (Match to ESTs gb|CF184792.1|CF184792, gb|CF190870.1|CF190870, gb|CF185343.1|CF185343; HMMPfam hit to WD40, WD domain, G-beta repeat, score: 69.5, E(): 8.9e-18): MSAPEVFQLSFGPLTGVAFSPDRTHVAVSPNNNEVHIYQRQGAEWIHKDTLAEHDKLITAISWAPNSNRIVTCSQDRNAYVWTPTESGWKPALVLLRINRAATCVKWSPNEDKFAVGSGARTIAVCYFDEENNWWVSKHVKKPLRSTVLSIDWHPNNVLLAAGTAEAKAYVFSAYIKGVDSKPEPTVWGERLPFGTICGEFISPDGGWVHSVAFSPSGNILAYVSHDSSLSIVYPSGPGAPPAAHFALRLPSLPFVDLTFTSESALIAAGHDCQPIVFTGSESGWVLSHSLDDPSSGGSRPLTPTATGSRSGGVGRLGNNEAFNMFKAADSRGQRGVPAPGATPTSAGLTPVGADGLLTTVHQNTITWVEPYEWGQGGEVTKVGTAGKDGRLVVWPVTAAKSGLAGRMAGLSV, encoded by the exons ATGTCTGCACCAGAAGTATTCCAGCTCTCCTTCGGCCCTCTAACCGGCGTAGCTTTCAGTCCAGACAGGACTC ACGTTGCCGTCTCacccaacaacaacgaagTCCATATTTACCAGCGACAAGGTGCGGAATGGATTCACAAGGATACCCTTGCTGAG CACGACAAGCTCATCACTGCCATCTCATGGGCTCCCAACTCGAACCGTATCGTCACCTGCTCCCAAGACCGTAACGCCTACGTCTGGACTCCTACTGAGTCTGGATGGAAACCCGCCCTTGTCTTGCTGCGAATCAACCGCGCGGCGACGTGTGTTAAGTGGAGTCCCAACGAAGACAAGTTTGCTGTCGGAAGCGGTGCGAGAACAATTGCGGTCTGTTActttgatgaggagaacAATTGGTGGGTATCAAAGCATGTCAAGAAGCCTTTGAGGTCGACTGTCTTATCGATTGATTGGCATCCCAACAATGTCTTGTTGGCCGCGGGCACTGCTGAGGCCAAGGCATACGTTTTTTCCGCTTATATCAAGGGTGTTGACTCGAA GCCCGAGCCTACAGTTTGGGGTGAGAGGTTGCCGTTTGGCACCATCTGTGGCGAGTTTATTTCTCCCGATGGCGGTTGGGTTCACAGCGTTGCGTTTTCGCCTTCCGGTAATATCCTCGCCTATGTTT CCCACGactcttccctctcaaTCGTCTATCCTTCCGGCCCAGGTGCTCCTCCCGCTGCTCACTTTGCCCTCCGTCTCCCTTCACTTCCTTTCGTCGACCTGACATTCACCTCTGAATCCGCCCTCATTGCCGCGGGACACGATTGCCAACCTATCGTCTTCACCGGCTCCGAATCCGGCTGGGTTCTTTCCCACTCTCTTGATGATCCTTCGTCCGGAGGTTCTCGTCCACTGACCCCGACCGCTACCGGCTCTCGTTCCGGCGGGGTCGGTAGGCTGGGCAACAACGAAGCTTTCAACATGTTTAAGGCTGCCGACTCTAGGGGTCAGCGAGGCGTCCCCGCTCCCGGCGCAACTCCGACCAGTGCGGGCTTGACGCCTGTAGGCGCTGATGGGTTGTTGACGACTGTGCACCAGAACACGATCACTTGGGTTGAGCCTTATGAGTGGGGACAGGGCGGAGAGGTTACCAAGGTTGGTACGGCGGGTAAGGATGGGAGGTTGGTCGTTTGGCCCGTTACAGCTGCCAAGTCTGGTTTGGCGGGCAGGATGGCCGGGTTGTCGGTGTAG
- a CDS encoding hypothetical protein (HMMPfam hit to Glyco_transf_22, Alg9-like mannosyltransferase family, score: 267.8, E(): 1.7e-77): protein MALPGTETIRFRRPTAGPNAVEQKKEEPKKDEFGSLAPVGWKRRHQGLLQDQLKRNQQGPFIPSLSLALRLLLLVRTAAAMYSIISDCDEVFNFFEPLHYFQYNHGFQTWELSPQFAVRSWAYILLHWPLAHLGPKLLGLGKRPAFFALRICLGTICSFCEAKFFRTVVETVNERVGRYLLFAMILSAGMWSASVAFLPSSFTMYTTMLASSYWFQPATSTPQGTIRTYRATFFYALGAIVGWPFSAALGIPFVFEQLFLGGGEIVPTELKHIWRSKRWDTMWKAVTMSASIIVPVYLIDSWVYGRLTFPTLNIITYNLFSGNGPELYGTSPPTFYFANLFLNFNFFVPLALLSLPALAVTYKYDFRRLGRTQMAPREGETSPYVLLATRLAPFYVWFAILTAQAHKEERFFFPAYPLLCFNAAVTIYLIRGWMEKVYVHFTRSPYNASRSSIFSNFTLLAVLLPCLLSVGRIAATYYFYHAPFDIVHHFQYSTLPGILSNLGYEPIPVAEDYQPYGKEESEIQWDLSPLQDLDEPISICYGAEWYRFPGSYLIPEGVQVNFVKTEFDGMMPRKWEESERKGRWPRSETRVIRPGRFNGENKASLEPGTFVDPSECTYMVSLSLVSQTPTELEPDWTRSPEWEKEFCTPFLDGASSKWWSRLIYLPWDLLDSGRVYGEYCLMHRKGAVHGA from the exons ATGGCTCTCCCAGGGACGGAGACTATACGCTTCCGTAGGCCTACAGCTGGCCCGAACGCTGTCGAacagaaaaaggaggagccaaagaaggatgagttTGGTAGTCTTGCCCCAGTCggttggaagaggcgaCACCAGGGTTTGTTGCAAGACCAGCTCAAAAG gaatcAACAGGGCCCATTTATCCCCTCATTATCCCTGGCTTTGCGATTGTTGCTTCTCGTCAGGACAGCGGCAGCTATGTACAGTATCATCTCAGATTGTGATGAGG TGTTCAACTTTTTCGAACCCTTGCACTACTTTCAATATAATCACGGTTTCCAGACGTGGGAGCTTTCTCCTCAATTCGCTGTGAGAAGCTGGGCGtatatccttcttcattggCCTCTTGCCCATCTCGGTCCCAAGCTCCTCGGTCTCGGCAAG CGCCCAGCTTTCTTTGCTCTCAGGATCTGTCTCGGTACCATTTGCTCGTTCTGCGAAGCCAAGTTTTTCAGAACTGTGGTGGAGACTGTAAATGAGCGGGTAGGTCGATACTTGCTTTTCGCCATGATCCTCAGTGCGGGCATGTGGTCCGCCAGTGTCG CCTTCCTCCCGTCATCGTTCACTATGTACACCACCATGCTCGCGTCTTCCTACTGGTTCCAGCCGGCTACCAGCACTCCTCAGGGTACGATCCGTACCTACCGCGCAACATTCTTCTACGCGCTCGGTGCCATTGTCGGCTGGCCATTCAGCGCTGCGCTTGGTATCCCCTTCGTCTTTGAACAATTGTTCCTCGGTGGCGGAGAGATTGTGCCTACTGAGCTAAAGCATATATGGAGGTCCAAGAGGTGGGATACGATGTGGAAGGCAGTGACGATGAGCGCGTCTATTATCGTCCCCGTATACTTGATCGATTCATGGGTATACGGTCGCCTGACGTTCCCTACGCTTAACATCATTACTTACAACCTTTTCTCGGGTAACGGTCCTGAGCTGTACGGGACTTCTCCACCCACCTTCTACTTCGCCAACTTGTTTCTCAATTTCAACTTTTTCGTGCCCCTCGCTTTGCTTTCGTTGCCCGCTTTGGCTGTGACGTACAAGTACGATTTCCGCCGATTGGGTAGGACGCAGATGGCGCCCAGAGAAGGCGAGACGAGTCCGTATGTCTTGTTGGCCACGAGACTTGCGCCGTTCTATGTGTGGTTTGCGATTTTGACGGCGCAGGCGCACAAGGAGGAAAGGTTCTTTTTCCCGGCTTACCCGCTTCTGTGCTTTAACGCTGCTGTGACGATTTACCTCATTaggggatggatggagaaggtgtATGTTCATTTCACCAGGTCGCCTTACAAC GCGAGCcgctcttccatcttctccaactttACCCTTCTTGCTGTCCTCCTTCCCTGCCTGCTCTCTGTAGGCCGCATCGCCGCCACTTACTACTTTTACCACGCCCCATTTGATATTGTTCACCATTTCCAGTACTCCACTCTCCCTGGTATCCTTTCCAATTTGGGATACGAACCTATCCCTGTCGCCGAAGACTACCAACCTTATGGTAAAGAGGAGAGCGAGATCCAGTGGGACCTTTCCCCGTTGCAAGATCTCGACGAGCCTATCAGTATTTGTTACGGTGCGGAATGGTACAGATTCCCTGGTAGTTACCTCATCCCTGAAGGTGTGCAAGTGAACTTTGTAAAGACCGAGTTTGACGGAATGATGCCCAGGAAATGGGAGGAGAGTGAGAGGAAGGGTAGGTGGCCGAGGAGCGAGACGAGGGTTATCAGGCCTGGGAGGTTTAATGGCGAGAACAAGGCTTCGCTTGAGCCTGGTACTTTT GTTGATCCGAGCGAATGTACATACATGGTCTCCCTCTCACTGGTGTCGCAAACGCCTACCGAGCTCGAGCCGGACTGGACCAGATCGCCCgaatgggaaaaggagtTTTGCACGCCGTTCTTGGACGGGGCGAGCAGCAAGTGGTGGTCGAGGCTGATTTACCTTCCGTGGGATCTTTTGGACAGCGGACGAGTGTATGGAGAGTATTGCTTGATGCACCGGAAGGGTGCTGTGCATGGTGCTTAG
- a CDS encoding hypothetical protein (Match to ESTs gb|CF192185.1|CF192185, gb|CF189841.1|CF189841, gb|CF189840.1|CF189840), which translates to MSNKPTYAAVVSSPPKDTHFAPQNEGEGPSGSSDAPPPYDGHQPKSQPTITPQNQSLIHQHPNNANAAEQGGLTAGEWVPPPPHVAKSRALRRFWGAFFWGWVIWIVIGAVIGGGVADAESNRPSKHQDRIGVHQEWVDEATIPGYDLWNVLADSSSPVEITIEEETIVFVQDLD; encoded by the exons ATGTCCAACAAACCCACTTACGCAGCAGTCGTCTCCAGCCCACCCAAGGATACGCATTTCGCCCCTCAGAACGAGGGTGAAGGACCATCAGGATCCTCTGATGCGCCGCCTCCCT ATGACGGCCACCAACCCAAATCACAACCAACTATCACCCCCCAAAACCAATCCCTTATCCACCAACACCCTAACAACGCCAACGCGGCGGAACAAGGTGGTTTGACGGCTGGCGAATGGGTCCCCCCACCTCCACACGTAGCCAAGAGTAGAGCATTAAGGAGGTTTTGGGGTGCGTTCTTCTGGGGATGGGTTATTTGGATTGTCATTGG CGCAGTTATTGGAGGAGGTGTAGCAGATGCTGAAAGCAACAGACCCTCGAAACATCAAGACCGCATTGGCGTGCACCAAGAATGGGTGGACGAGGCGACCATCCCTGGTTACGATCTTTGGAATGTTCTAGCcgattcttcttctcctgtaGAAATTACgattgaggaggagacgaTTGTGTTTGTCCAGGACCTTGACTGA
- a CDS encoding hypothetical protein (Match to ESTs gb|CF183517.1|CF183517, gb|CF183516.1|CF183516; HMMPfam hit to SH3, SH3 domain, score: 73.1, E(): 7e-19; HMMPfam hit to VHS, VHS domain, score: 130.0, E(): 5.4e-36): MFSTATSPYDDLVIKATDENLASEDWALNMDVCDKVSSDGQNGARQAVTALQKRLSHRNPNVQIYALELANSLAQNCGKDLLGELSSRNWTSALDRLINDRATSTPVKKKALSFVKSWAKQIEETGDPNLGLMGELYDQLRAKNHVFDEPEPTPESAEEARRRQEEEELQRVLELSKQDKGGRSLFTYQPSGSAGASSSSAANNNTSPSIPQSQAQPLAQDQAQSQAAPQVTGYAPQPQKIYSPQPLEPEPPRVDLNTATCVRAIYPFTGQEVGELDFERGDVIKVLDRGFKEWWRGACNGKIGIFPVTYVEALPEPTPKELQEKAQEEARVFASLGLVDQLLQTLKGIDPARGDKLDDHPEIEEMYQASVALQGQINTLIKKYSDQKAELEHMNANFIRAMGQYEELRNGPPLVQAQPFGYVPLHSWIPKHNS; encoded by the exons ATGTtctcaacagcaacaagccCTTACGATGATCTCGTCA TCAAAGCCACAGACGAGAACCTCGCTTCAGAGGACTGGGCTCTCAACATGGACGTATGCGACAAGGTCTCTAGCGATGGCCAGAACGG GGCTCGACAGGCCGTCACCGCATTACAGAAGCGACTGTCCCACCGGAACCCAAACGTCCAAATCTACGCTCTTGAA CTCGCCAACTCACTCGCTCAGAACTGCGGTAAAGACCTCCTCGGCGAGCTCTCCTCTCGCAACTGGACCAGCGCGCTCGACAGGCTCATCAATGACCGG GCTACGTCGACTCCggtaaagaagaaggctttgTCATTTGTCAAGAGCTGGGCAAAGCAGATCGAGGAGACGGGTGATCCCAATCTGGGCCTTATGGGGGAACTCTATGACCAACTGAGAGCAAAGA ACCACGTTTTTGATGAGCCCGAGCCAACCCCGGAGAGTGCA GAGGAAGCTCGGCGcagacaagaagaggaagagctcCAGCGGGTCCTAGAGTTGTCCAAGCAAGACAAGGGCGGTCGGTCTTTATTCACTTATCAACCCTCTGGTTCCGCCGGCgcttcatcgtcttcgGCAGCAAACAACAATACCTCTCCTTCTATCCCTCAATCCCAAGCCCAACCTCTTGCTCAAGATCAAGCCCAATCCCAGGCTGCACCGCAAGTCACAGGCTACGCTCCTCAGCCACAAAAGATATATTCCCCTCAACCTCTTGAACCGGAACCTCCAAGGGTAGATCTCAACACTGCCACCTGTGTACGCGCCATCTACCCGTTCACAGGTCAAGAAGTTGGTGAGCTCGATTTCGAGAGAGGTGATGTGATCAAGGTGTTGGATAGGGGGTTCAAggagtggtggaggggagCTTGTAACGGCAAGATTGGT ATATTCCCTGTGACGTATGTTGAGGCACTTCCAGAGCCTACACCGAAAGAATTGCAAGAAAAGgcgcaagaagaagctagAGTATTTGCTTCTCTCG GTCTCGTCGATCAGTTATTGCAGACCCTCAAGGGTATCGATCCCGCCCGCGGCGATAAGCTAGATGACCATCcagagattgaagagatgTACCAGGCGAGCGTGGCCTTGCAAGGCCAGATTAATACTTTGATCAAAAAGTATTCCGATCAAAAGG CCGAGCTTGAGCATATGAATGCCAACTTTATCCGTGCAATGGGTCAGTatgaagagttgaggaatGGTCCGCCTCTTGTACAAGCGCAAC CTTTTGGATACGTCCCCCTTCATTCCTGGATTCCCAAACACAACAGCTAG
- a CDS encoding hypothetical protein (HMMPfam hit to Clat_adaptor_s, Clathrin adaptor complex small chain, score: 178.7, E(): 1.2e-50) gives MIHAVLIFNTNGKPRLSKFFTPLPPLVQQSLISQIFSLISDRPAGVCNFLDAPDLVFPTPKSMVKTRQEERNGLGLEGGRDGEEVKEMEDDTRVIYRHYATLYFVFVVDGAESELGILDLIQVFVESLDRAFENVCELDLIFHFDEVYHVLSEIIQGGLVLETNINEISACVRAATKNRKESSASSNPLIPSVLAAPGGRGGNRGGSADGARRWLAAMGV, from the exons ATGATCCACGCCGTCCTAATTTTCAACACCAACGGCAAACCTCGTCTCTCCAAGTTTTTCACCCCCCTCCCTCCACTCGTCCAGCAATCGCTCATCTCCCAGATCTTCTCACTCATCTCCGACCGTCCTGCAGGGGTGTGCAACTTTCTAGATGCACCCGATCTTGTGTTTCCCACGCCCAAGTCTATGGTAAAAACTAggcaggaggagaggaatggCCTGGGGTTGGAAGGcggaagggatggagaagaggtgaaagagatggaggacGATACGAGGGTGATTTACAGGCATTATGCGACACTATACTTTGTTTTTGTGGTTGATGGAGCGGAAAGCGAGCTAGGTATTTTGGACTTGATTCAG GTCTTTGTAGAGTCATTAGATCGAGCCTTTGAGAATGTGTGTGAATTGGATCTGATCTTTCACTTTGACGAA GTATATCATGTCCTATCCGAAATAATACAAGGTGGACTCGTGCTCGAGACAAATATCAATGAAATATCCGCCTGCG TGCGTGCTGCCACCAAGAACCGTAAAGAatcttctgcctcttccaatCCACTCATACCGTCCGTCTTGGCAGCTCccggaggaagaggtggaaatagaggaggaagcgCCGATGGTGCGAGGAGATGGTTGGCCGCTATGGGTGTTTAG
- a CDS encoding hypothetical protein (HMMPfam hit to Asp, Eukaryotic aspartyl protease, score: 226.2, E(): 5.9e-65), whose amino-acid sequence MHYLAAALPLLTLALAAPSNRPSVPLTPLNSRQYSDDLVERQSWLLDQAKGLRSKYAPHLGERGQELRRRDIIDEGIMRRKRANQKRATGTVSLTDVGLDASYAGQVSIGTPAQDFLVIMDSGSSDLWVAGSTCTDSFCSQITTFDTSASSSFTTSNEAFNITYGSGDADGTLGTDTVSMAGFTVSDQTFGVVTSTSADLISYPLSGLMGLAWKSIASSGATPFWQALAASGDWDSPEMGVYLKRYRGDSTASQIETDGGEILFGGLNTSLYNGSVNYISIDESDEDYWRIPLEAMVIQGNSVSIASSSGGSNPSCAIDTGTTLIGVPSQTAYNIYSQIEGAEALSESTGYEGYYQYPCDTDVTVSLQFGGMSYSISNADMNLGSFTRDTSMCTGAFFAMDMSSRSPVQWIVGASFMKNVYTSFRYNPAAIGFAELVGGSSVSTGNSSSSTTSGGTSGSNGGGSSSSGTMEKSVQLGLLVGAAVVGLAAMI is encoded by the exons ATGCACTACCTCGCCGCCGCCCTTCCACTTCTCACACTCGCCCTCGCCGCGCCCAGCAACCGCCCGAGCGTGCCCCTCACACCCCTCAACTCTAGACAATACTCGGATGACCTCGTCGAACGCCAGTCATGGCTGCTCGATCAAGCCAAAGGCCTCCGGAGCAAGTACGCTCCTCATCTCGGCGAGAGAGGACAAGAGCTTCGTAGGAGAGATATAATAGACGAGGGTATCATGAGACGGAAGCGGGCAAACCAGAAAAGAGCTACGGGGACCGTTTC CCTTACCGATGTGGGTCTCGATGCTTCGTACGCTGGACAGGTGTCGATCGG CACACCGGCACAGGATTTTCTTGTAATCATGGACAGCGGCTCCTCTGATCT CTGGGTTGCTGGTTCTACATGTACAGACAGCTTTTGCAGTCAAATAACCACCTTTGACACCAGTGCCTCGTCTTCGTTCACCACCAGCAATGAGGCGTTCAACATTACCTATGGATCGGGCGACGCCGACGGGACTCTTGGCACGGACACTGTCTCGATGGCCGGCTTCACCGTTTCTGATCAGACTTTCG GCGTCGTCACTTCTACATCCGCTGATTTGATCAGTTACCCTCTTTCCGGTCTTATGGGCTTAGCATGGAAGTCGATTGCTTCTTCCGGCGCGACTCCCTTCTGGCAAGCTCTTGCCGCCTCTGGTGACTGGGATTCCCCTGAAATGGGTGTTTACCTGAAGAGATACAGGGGTGACAGCACTGCGAGCCAGATCGAGACTGATGGCGGAGAGATCCTCTTTGG TGGGCTTAATACGAGTTTGTATAATGGTAGTGTCAACTACATCTCCATCGACGAATCCGACGAAGATTATTGGAGAATTCCTCTCGAGGCTATGGTCATCCAGGGCAACTCTGTCTCCAttgcctcctcttccggcGGCAGCAACCCTTCTTGTGCTATCGACACTGGAACTACCCTCATTGGTGTCCCCTCCCAGACCGCTTACAACATCTATTCTCAAATCGAGGGTGCCGAGGCGCTTTCTGAGTCTACTGGTTATGAGGGTTACTACCAGTACCCATGTGACACTGACGTGACCGTATCTCTCCAATTCGGCGGCATGTCTTATAGCATCTCCAATGCCGACATGAACCTCGGCTCTTTCACTAGGGATACTTCAATGTGTACCGGTGCCTTCTTTGCCATGGACAT GTCTTCCCGATCTCCCGTCCAATGGATCGTCGGTGCATCCTTCATGAAGAACGTCTACACCTCTTTCCGATACAACCCTGCCGCCATTGGCTTTGCCGAGCTCGTTGGCGGTTCCTCCGTCTCAACCGGCAATTCTTCTAGCTCTACCACTTCTGGCGGTACCTCTGGTTCTAACGGCGGtggatcttcttccagtgGCACTATGGAGAAGAGTGTGCAGTTGGGATTGCTCGTCGGTGCTGCGGTTGTTGGCCTTGCCGCAATGATCTAG